ACTCCCATGCACCAGCGCTCGGCACGCGGCGCCGAGGGGACGGGCACAGCCTCCAAGGGAGCCCGCGGCTGCCGAACGTCAGCCAGGCACAGCCGCCCCTTGGTGCAGCACAGGAGCAAGGCGTTGCCGTCCAGGAACGCCAGGCCGCTGAGCTCCTCGCTGTCTCCGGAGGCTAGAAAAGAGAGGCAGATCTCAGATGCCACGAGGAGCGTTTGTAtgatttagaatcacagaatcccagcatggtgggggttggaagggacctctgggggtcacccagcccaaccccctgccgaagcagggtcacccagagcaggctgcacagcaccgtggccaggcggggctggaatatctccagagaaggagactccacagcctccctgggcagcctgggccagggctccatcaccctcagagggaagaagttcttcctcatcttcagctggagcttcctctgcttcagtttgtgcccattgccccttgtcctgtcgctgggcaccactggaaagagtctggccccatcctcctgacacccaccctgcagatatttataagcatttattaggtcccctctcagccttgtcttctccaggctgaacaagcccagctccctcagcctctcctcgtagcagagatgctccagtcccctcctcatcctcgtagccctattGAGGCTGggtagcagcctgccagtgcctggaggggcctgcgagagaggtggtgaggggctgtgacaagggcagggagtgacaggacaaagggtgatggctttaaaaggaaagaggggagatttagatcagatacaaggaagaagttcttcactgtgagggtggtgaggccttggcccaggttgcccagagaagctgtggttgccccctccctggcagggttcaaggccaggttggatggagctctgagcaccccaggctggtggaaggggtccctgctcatggcagggggatggaactggatggtctgtaaggtcccttccaacccaaacccttctgtgattccatgatatCTCTGCTGCCTGAGAAAGCAGATTTCTCGCCTTGTCCCTGGAACAACGCTTGCGCGTGCTTCGAGggccagcagcagaggctgagagCCTGCTCGGGAATTATCCCTGCCCAGGATCCACACGGAGCAGGCGCAGCCTGTACCCCTCAAAAGGTGGTGTTCACACCCAGGAGGAGGAGACACACACACCCACGGCTAACACTAGCTCTGTCTGAGCTCCTGTGAGGGACCCGACGCAGACCAGGGCCTTTCTTTTTTGCCCAGCACGCTGCGTTACAGCCGCTGGACACAGACCAGGGGATGGGGTGTGTGGGGACCAAGTCCTGCTGGGTAGGTGAAGGCAGatggtctccagcagccccaacAAACCAGAGCTGGATTCACCACCCTGGGTTAGGGCAGGGCTGGTTTAACGAGGCTGGCACGACCCTCCTCCCGTCCCCACGGGCAGATCACAGAGCAACACAGAGCTCGCTCGGAACCTGACACCTATTTCCACGACCCCAAGCGATTTCAGTGACCCCCAATGTCCCTTGTTTGGGACAACAGAGGCAGCAGCCCCCTGCTAACCCAACTCTTTGCACTGAAACCACCCACGGCGCTCTCGTCGGGCACAGGTCTGGGGCAGAAGCCTGAGAAATCAGTCACGGGAGCAGCCAGAAGCTGGAGGTGGACCAGAGCGTTGCAACCTCTTTGCTCAAGACAAGCTTCCTTCTGCAAATATCTTCATAACCCTTCACCCAGGGAAACGTTTGCCGCTTGAGGAGTTGCCCTTCCTTTACCCAAACCCCAGCTTTCCAgaagcagtcacagaatcacagaatggtcagggttggaagggacctctgtgggtcacccagtccaaccctcctgctgaagcagggtcacctacagtaggttgtagaggaccttgtccaggtgggtcttgaatatctccagagaagactccacaggccctctgggcagcctgttccagggctccgtcaccctcagagggaagaagttcttcctcatcttcagctggagcttcctctgcttcagtttgtgcccgttgccccttgtcctgtcactggacaccactggaaagagcttggccccatcctcttgacacccaccctgcagtccCTAGACTCGGTTTGGATACCTGCTGTGTAGACATTCTTCCTCGATTCCACCTCCGTAATTTGGACGCTGTTGAGCGTCGAGCCGTGAAGGACCCACGGGGCTCTGGCCGCAATGGTGGCAATTTTAGCCCAAGGTTGCCCAGTGCCATCTTCTGCCGGTATGGCACTTACAGATTTAATAACATCTACAGGAAAGAGATGTAAGCAGCTGTAAAACACATCAGGAGTCACGTAATCCACAAGAttaagctgtttcacagcctcataaAGCTGAAAGTGACCTCCTAAACCAGTAAGAAATCCAGTTAGGACTAAGCCCCTCTCCAGGATGAACCCACTCTTTCCAACACAACCAGCAAGGGCTGACAACAAGCCATTTCAAACCCAGCAAAACGCACGGCGGGTTGCGAATCGAGATGTTTATTTTCAACGCAGAAGAAAACCTCTCATGGCGTTTTGCACTTCCCCTCTGGAGGTTTCAACACCATTCTGGTGATTTCACAAGAGCAGACAAAGGAAGGGCAATCCTCTTCTAGGAGGGAACTGAGCTGACTCATGGTATATGCTGAAAGGTGACCTATGGAGCTCTTTATTTCCAACTCTTGGAGTTATTAAGGGGACATTGTGCCACCTATACGATGAGGGGTTTTGTTTGTATCACTAAGAGCTCGCAAATAAGGGGAAAGCCACTGTGGCAGGCCTTAAACCCACCAATTTCTTTATGAGCTTCGTGCCATCAAGTCCACATCTTTCCAAGCCACCACGCTTGTGCAGACACTCATCTCCAGCCTTTCTCCAGCCCCTGCCACGCAAGGGTGGTCACTCAGGACTTTGCTGCGTGGGACTGGCACCCCTCTCCTCATTTTACACCcaggaagaaggggaaggaagagaTGCTTGATGCAAGGACTACGTTGCGAAACTACTCAAGCCGAGAAGCACGTTCCCTTACCAGAGTCCTCTGCTGACACCTGCCAGACCTGGAGGGAGCTGTCTGGCGGGCCACTCGTCACCAGCAAGctgaggaaacaaaaagaacCCCACAAAACCCTTTAGAAGCAGagaaaagccttttttccccGGCCTGGCAGCTCCTGAGCACAGGAGGAGTGGCAGACCAGGAGCTCCCACCTCTGCTTGGAGCAGAGAAGGGGCCATGAGGTCCATAATCCCAGAACTCCTCGTGCCAGGGTGCTCTATGCCGCCCAGGTTATGGCATTTAATTAGCAACGGGGGCTTGGGTACGAGGAGAGAGCTCAGTGAGGGAAATGAATCGGCCAGGGGGAAGTGTGTTTGCTCGGTCTGCAAtccagggcaggaaaaaaaaccttctgCACATGCAGGGGCttagagagcagcagcagcagccagcagtatCCCGCTCTGCCCGCTGAGCCCCTCCACGCCGCGCCAGATGCGGCAGGAAGGgacggagaaggcagagcaagGAGGCTACGCAGGCCCCCGTTGCTCGGCAGCCGGGTGGGGAGGGCTCCCTGGTGAGCCAGCATCAACATCAGCAGCCCCCACGGCTCACTtctggaaggagctgaggattcaAGTTATCCAGCAGCAGATTCTTCAGTTTTCCTGCCAGCTGCCCTGCAAGACGCACCGCTGCAGCTTTTAATACCGCAGCAGCGGGGTATGTCCCCGTTTTGCtgagcaccacagaatcacagaatggtaggggttggaagggacctctgtgggtcatctagtccaaccctcctgcccaagcagggtcacctacagcaggctgcacatgaccttgtccaggcgggtcttgaatatctccagagaaggagactccacaacctccctgggcagcctgggccagggctccgtcaccctcagagggaagaagttcttcctcatgttcagacggagcttcctgtgcttcagtttgtgcccattgccccttgtcctgttgctgggcaccactggaaagagtctggccccgtcctcctgacacccaccctgcagatatttatcagcatttattaggtcccctctcagccttctcttctccaggctgaacaagcccagctccctcagcctctcctcgtagcagagatgctccaatcccctcatcatcctcgtagccctccactggactctctccagtagctcttcatctagACAGTCTTGCTGCAAAGAGCAGAATGAACCTCCATGTATTttttcatctagtccaacccccctgcccaagcagggtcacccagagcaggctgcacaggaccttgtccaggcgggtcttgaatatctccagagaaggagactccacaacctccctgggcagcctgttccagtgctccgtcaccctcagagggaagaagttcttcctcatgttcagacagagcttcctgtgcttcagtttgtgcccattgccccttgtcctgttgctgggcaccactggaaagagtctggccccatcctcctgacacccacccttcagatatttgtaggcatttataaggtcccctcgcagccttctcttctccaggctgaacaagccccaatAGACAGCTCTACTCCAAGCACCACGACAGGGTTCTCACGCTGCTGTCTGAGCTGGCAGGACTGACCAGCTGGGTTGGGAAGCAGGCAAGGAAAAGGAGCTGGCTCTCAGCAGACAAGCCCCTTCTCCATCACCAATCCACCCTGGAAGGATCCCGTGGCTGTACCTGGTGTCCGGCACGTGTTTCAGGCTGTACACCGGGCGGTTTGAAAATCCACCACATTCCACCTTGAAATCTCTTTCTGGACACAGAGCCTAGGAATCAGAAGCAAAGTCATCTCTTCACACTTCACGGTGCACAACTTGGTGCGGTCGGTCACCACGAAAGAAGACAGAGACATGAGATGCACTCTCGCTTGGTAAAGCTCTTGTCCGTCCTGTCATGCTTATTTCAACAGGAGCTACAGGACTGAGACATCCCAAAATaattagaaggaaaaaacaatctCTGGAGAAAGCTCCTGCCAAGAGCTCTGCCTGGTTTCGTTGCCATCTGTCAGGAGCTTTCTGCTTGCCCAGTGACCAAACATCACCTTCCACTTGCACGTAGAGGACACCCAACCCAAGGGCCAACCTCGCTCTTCAGCAGCGTGGCCCCCAGGCTCGGGCATCTCAGCAAGTCCCTTCTACCTTCACCTTGGCGTCCTCCTCTGCCCCATTTCCCCATCAAACGCTTTCATTCACGCTTCTGAAGTCTGCACAGCACAAGCTGCCCGCAGAGCAGCGGGATGACACGACCGGCGTGCCAACCACCTCAACCAGACAGCAGCTGGGTGACTTTTGTGCTTTACCTTCCCACCAAAGCTGCTCAAAACCCGGCCGagcccttctcagagcagcagagACCAGGTAACAGCGTGGGaagcccagcacagagcagcccGGTCTCGGAAGACACCAGGTTGAGGAGGACAGAGCGACCTGGTGTCACCCTGGCTGCAACACCCACCTGGGTCTCCTTCGCCTGCAGCGTTGGTGGCGGGAGGAGCTGCAGGATCTCGTTCCCACCAGACTGGCCATACCCGGCTACGCAAACACCTTGGAGGTGGGGATGACAAACCAGGGACATGGTGAAGGATGACCCCCCCCATCCTGCGCCAGGCCCACCCTCCCCAAGCCAGACCCCTGTGTCATAGAATCTCAGaaggctttgggttggaagggaccttacagaccatccagttccaagcccttgccatgggcagggaccccttccaccagaccagggtgctcagagctccatccaacctggccttgagcactgccagggagggggcagccacagcttctctgggcaacctgggccacagcctcaccaccctcatggggaagaatttcttccttatatctagagtcacagaatcacaaaggttgggaaagacctctgagatcatcaagtccaaccattcgcgcaacactaccatgcctgctcaaccatgtccccaagggccacatctacacggtttttgaacccctccagggatggggactcccccactgccctgggcagtctgggccaaggcctgaccactctttcaggaaagaaatttttcccaatatccaatctgaacctcccctgatgcagcttgaggccatctcctctcatcctgtcgctggttccttgggagcggagaccaaccccccctcactgcaccctcctgtcagggagctggagagagcgaggtctcccctcagcctcctcttctccagactgagcagccccagctccctcagccgctccccatcagacttgttctccagacccctccccagccttgttgctctaatctaaatctcccctctgtcagtctgaagccatcaccccttgccctatcactccctgctcttttcccagcccctctccagctctctcacagcccctccaggcactggcagctgctctaaggtctccccttgtccttctcttccccaggctgaacagccccagctctcccagcctttcctcccagcagaggggttccagccctcgcatcattgttggggcctcctctggctccgctcccacagctccagctctgccctgtgctgagggctccagagctggacgcaggactcccgggggggtctcagcagagcggggcagaggggcagaatcccccccctcgccctgtgcccacgcttcTGGGGGTGCAGCTCAGGGTGCTGTTATGGCCTGGTCCCTCCCgaccccccagcccaggctgaaCCCCTCAGTGCAGCCCCAGCCGCTTGGCTCCACTCCCGGGGTGCTGCCCCCGCACCTCGGCCTCCCCTCGGGGCCCGGCGGCCATTTCCCCTCACCCCTCGGCCCCCTCCTTCCCCCGGCGTCCCGGCCCGCACTCACGGTTCCCCGGGCCCCACTCGAGGACGCGGGTGGGCGCCTGGAGTTCGAAGGCGTGGAGGTCCCGGTACCTGCGGGGAGaaggcggagggaggggcggttGGCGGGGCTCAGGGGGCGTCCGGGGAGGGGGGATGCGGGGGTCCCTCACAGGCCCAGGGACTGCAGCAGCCACTcgtccgcctcctcctccccgccgcccgccgcctccatGGCAACGCCGGTCGCAGATGGTGACGTCACGCGGCGGCGCGCAGCCGTGACGTAGCGCGCAGGGAGGGGCGGGAGCCGGGTGCCTGAGGGGGAaaatggcggcgggggggcgtGGCCTGCAGGCCAAGGGCAGCGCGGGAGGGGTCGGGCAggggaacctgatggagttcaacaagggcaggggcagggtcctgtgcctggggaggaacaaccccaggcaccagtacaggctggggcggacctgctggagagcagctctgtggagagggactgggagtgctgggggacgacagggtgaccatgagccagcagcgtgccctgggtgcccagaaggccaatgggatcctggggtgcattcagaggagtgtgggcagcagggcgagggagggtctcctccccctctgctctgccctggggaggccccatctgcagtgctgtgtccagtgctgggctccccagttcaagagagatgaggagctactggagagagtccggcgcagggctacgaggatgaggaggggactggagcatctcccctacgaggagaggctgagggagctgggcttgttcagcctggagaagagaaggctgagaggggaccttagaaatgccgataaatctctgcagggtgggtgtcaggaggacggggccagactctttccagtggtgcccagcgacaggacaaggggcaacgggcacaaactgaagccgaggaagctccagctgaagatgaggaagaacttcttccctctgagggtgacggagccctggcccaggctgcccagaggggctgtggagtctccttctctggagatactcaagacccgcctggacgcggtgctgtgcagcctgctctgggtgaccctgcttgggcagggggttgggctgggtgaccccaggggtcccttccaaccccgaccattctgtgattctctaagcACGGAGTGGAGATACCTGTGTCTTACCAAATGCACAGAAATACGCGCGTGCTAGTGCGGGAATAAATCCAGAAGTCTCCCAAATCTTGATAAAAGCCAGCCCAACCTGTATGCCGGTCCCTCTGTGTGACGTGGTTACGCGATGGTTCCCACCTAATCCTTCTTTCCTTTCACAGTTTTGTTCTTAGGTACTGAACTCTTTTCCTAACAATTTGCTGCAGGTCGTCACGtcgactggaaagctgcccggtggaaaaggaccttggggtgctggtcgacagctgactgaccatgagccagcagtgtgtccaggtggccaagaaggccaagggcatcctggcttggatcaggaatggggtggccagcaggagcagggagggggtcgtgcccctgcactcggcactggtgaggctgcacctcgagtgctgtgttcagttttgggcccctcactccaagaaggtcattgaggggctggagcgtgtccagagaagggcagcgaggctggggaggggtctggagaacaagtctgatggggagcagctgagggagctggggctgctcagtctggagaagaggaggctgaggggagaccttctcgctctctacagctccctgacaggagggtgcagtgagggggggttgggctctgctcccaggtaaccagcgacaggacgagaggcaatggcctcaagttgtgtcaggggaggttcagattggagattgggaaaaatgtctttactggaagagtggtcaggcttggcccaggctgcccagggcagtggtggagtccccatccctgggggggttcagaaaccgtgtggatgtggcccctggggacatggtttagcaggcatggggatGTTAggttgagggttggacttgatcttagaggtctttttcaacttatgattctatgactcttgtTCCCCTTGCCAAGACGATGCTGCTCAGACCAGGATGGCGGGACTGGGCCTCGCCATCAGCCCACATTTGGAGATCCTCACTCTTTCAGCGGGACATTCCTCTTCCGTTTCTGTCCAGCGTAGGCTCTGACCAGGTGCTGGGGGATCGGTGCAGCTGACTTGCTTCCAGCTGTGGGCCCACTGCCCGTGAACGGTGACACTTTGGGATCAGTGGTGATAACTGGGAGTTTATTACACATTATTACACTTTTTGTGCCTTCTGGCCAGGTTTTGGCTGGTGTGCACGGTGCTGTAAAGCAAGCTGTGTCTATTTTCTGTGACACTGCAAGGTGGCAGCCTGCATCTTCTGAGGTGGCTCTGGAATAATCAGAAAAATGACTGTTTTTTACAGAAATACATCTGAATGTGAATCTTTCAGTCTATATGGTGTCTTGTCATTCTGTGCTGTTGATTTTTCCCTCGCTTTCTGGTGCGCTGTCGGTGTCAGCCCTGCAGAGGTTGTCAGGGATGGTGATGCTTTGGGTGGTTTCGTAGGGCAGTTTCGTGGGCTCCTGCCGTGCTTGGAGATGTGGTAGGACATTCTGGGTGACGTGACGGGTTCAGACTTGGGCCGTGCTGGCTGAATGTTGTGCTCAGGGCTAATTCAGGGCTGTCAGTACAGAAATGAGTGAGAAAGAAGCAAGGGCAAGAGCAGGTACCGAGGCAGAAGTGCTGTGAAAAGAAGGATGGAAAGCCAGACCCCTTCCTTCAGCCAAGAGGCCACGCGCCGCTCTGGAAGCAGTAACTGGAGCTGGCTGATGCGAGAAGCACTTCTCACCAGTGGTTCCTTTCCTGACATCCTCCACTTGGTCACTTCAAGATATGTCGGTATGAAGAGCTGCTCAGAGAAAGGATGGCAAGAATCCTAATATAtgctaatatatgcttacaaatatctcaagggtgggtgtcaggaagatggggtcagactcttttcagtggtgcccagcgacaggacaaggggcaatgggcacaaactgaagccgaggaagctccagctgaacccgaggaagaacttcttccctctgagggtgacggagccctggcccaggcttcccagaggggctggggagtctccttctctggagatattccagacccggctggacaaggtcctgtgcagcctgctctgggtgaccctgcttcggcaggggggttggactagatgacccacagaggtcccttccaaccccgaccattctgtgattctgtgaattctaacgtacagaggaagaggaattgcattcatgttgtttttttaaaaaaaaatagctcatCTAAAAGTCACGAAAAGCCTTGTCTTAGCAATTCTTTCTACACGCTATGATTCAAAAAGAAAGTGTCGAGTAAGCAACTTGTGAAGAACCTGAAACCAACGGACTGCAGGTTTTTTTAGTGCTAAGAGGATGATGGTTTTGATACCTTTGATTGTTAGAAGCCTGTGAGGGGCGTTGGGGTGAGCTGGGAAGTGAAGCCGTGGCAGTACCGGCTGCGGGTGGGAGTGCAGCGCTGTGGCTCTCCGTGAGCTCAGAGCTGTGTCAGCCTTTTCTCACCTTCTCCCGTTACCTCTTCTCTCATCTGTGCGCATTAATTGCAGGAAGTGAGCTTAGCCTGAGGCAGAGAAGTGGCCAAGCCAGCGCAAGATTTGGActaagatgacccacagaggtcccttccaacccctaccgttctgtgaagATGCTCCTCCAGCAAGGCGTGagaacagagagaaggagaaaCGGCAAAGGAAGGGCGTTGGGCTGCGAGCTGCGGTGCAGCCTTGCTCTCACGCTGCCCTGCGTCGCTTACAGTCCGTGGAGGAACAGGCTGTGCCCCCCCTGAGCTCCAGAGACTGGTTTAGGGGGTGGTGGTAAGCgtttgggaatcacagaatcacagaatcacagaatcacagaatagtaggggttggaagggacctctgtgggtcatctagtccaaccctcctgccgaagcagggtcacccagagcaggctgcacagttcAGAGAACAGAGCTGAAAAGAGCAGGGCCAGATTTCACAAAAACAAGGGCTTGGCACTTCAGGACAGGTTCAAGAAGATGCCGTCTCACAGAGCTCAGCAGCCAGGTTCACGGTCCCAGTGGTGGAACTGGTCCACCTTGGCCTTCGAGGTCGGCTAGCATCCTGCATGTATACTATAGTTTGCCAAACTTCATCGTGTAAAGTGTGACGAAAATGAGGAGCTGCCCACAGATACCATCAGTACATGAGAGCAAAG
The window above is part of the Opisthocomus hoazin isolate bOpiHoa1 chromosome 1, bOpiHoa1.hap1, whole genome shotgun sequence genome. Proteins encoded here:
- the WDR73 gene encoding integrator complex assembly factor WDR73, which gives rise to MEAAGGGEEEADEWLLQSLGLYRDLHAFELQAPTRVLEWGPGNRVCVAGYGQSGGNEILQLLPPPTLQAKETQALCPERDFKVECGGFSNRPVYSLKHVPDTSLLVTSGPPDSSLQVWQVSAEDSDVIKSVSAIPAEDGTGQPWAKIATIAARAPWVLHGSTLNSVQITEVESRKNVYTAASGDSEELSGLAFLDGNALLLCCTKGRLCLADVRQPRAPLEAVPVPSAPRAERWCMGVGRSPQGSDSSSRPVACVSSGGHLTLTDVRKTSEPLASAKCVVPSPGSAAEFLCVSWAPALEGCLAVSGFDGTVHVYDARSWDGSGREAEPIFIHKGHAFGGAGAPLVTAHAWHPQRPRTLLSAASDGSLHVWDWVQPGGKCG